A single region of the Thermostichus vulcanus str. 'Rupite' genome encodes:
- the hisS gene encoding histidine--tRNA ligase, whose product MEIIQAVRGTRDILPEEVRIWQQVEAKAREILGRACYQEIRTPIFELTELFARGIGSATDVVGKEMYSFSTRGEQEVSLRPENTAGVVRAYIQHGLQAAGDVQRLWYCGPMFRYERPQAGRQRQFHQLGLELIGSRDPRADAEVIALAWDLLQAVGAENLKLLLNSIGDPQDRLAYRQALVDYFTPFREQLDPDSQDRLTRNPLRILDSKDPRTREIADQAPKLLNHLSPDSQAFFEQVQAQLHKLGIPYELDPYLVRGLDYYTHTAFEIVSPDLGAQSTVCGGGRYDGLVAELGGPSTPAVGWAMGMERLVLLLQKKQGSVASAPVQVYVISRGAKAEAQSLQIAQSLRQAGFCTELDLSGSAFGKQFKRASRSGAIWAVTLGDAEAATGEVQLKHLPTGKQQTLLQAELVNYLGSQWER is encoded by the coding sequence ATGGAGATTATCCAGGCGGTGCGAGGCACACGGGATATTCTGCCGGAGGAGGTGAGGATTTGGCAGCAGGTGGAGGCTAAGGCCCGCGAGATCTTGGGTCGGGCCTGTTATCAGGAGATTCGTACGCCCATTTTTGAGCTGACGGAGCTCTTTGCCCGGGGGATCGGCAGTGCTACGGATGTGGTGGGTAAGGAGATGTACTCCTTCAGCACGCGGGGAGAGCAGGAGGTGAGCTTGCGCCCGGAAAATACCGCCGGGGTGGTGCGGGCTTACATTCAGCACGGCTTGCAGGCGGCAGGGGATGTGCAGCGCCTTTGGTACTGTGGGCCGATGTTTCGCTACGAGCGTCCGCAGGCGGGTCGGCAACGCCAGTTTCATCAGTTGGGCCTGGAGCTGATCGGCAGTCGGGATCCCCGTGCCGATGCGGAGGTGATTGCCCTGGCCTGGGATCTGTTGCAAGCGGTGGGGGCGGAGAACCTGAAACTGTTGCTCAACTCGATTGGGGATCCGCAGGATCGGCTCGCCTACCGGCAAGCGTTGGTGGACTATTTCACCCCCTTTCGGGAGCAACTGGATCCCGACTCGCAGGATCGCCTCACCCGCAACCCCTTGCGCATTCTCGACAGCAAGGATCCGCGTACCCGTGAAATTGCCGATCAGGCACCCAAGCTCCTGAATCACCTCAGCCCCGACTCACAAGCCTTCTTTGAGCAGGTGCAGGCCCAACTCCACAAGTTGGGGATCCCCTATGAGTTGGATCCCTACTTGGTACGGGGCCTCGACTACTACACCCACACCGCCTTTGAGATCGTCTCCCCCGATTTGGGAGCCCAAAGCACCGTCTGTGGGGGCGGTCGGTACGATGGCTTGGTAGCGGAACTGGGTGGCCCCTCTACCCCAGCCGTGGGTTGGGCCATGGGGATGGAGCGGCTGGTGTTGCTGTTGCAAAAGAAACAAGGCAGTGTAGCTTCTGCCCCGGTTCAGGTTTATGTCATTTCTCGGGGAGCCAAGGCTGAAGCCCAATCGCTACAGATTGCTCAATCTCTACGCCAAGCGGGTTTTTGTACTGAGTTGGATCTCAGCGGTAGTGCCTTTGGCAAACAGTTCAAACGGGCCAGCCGCAGTGGGGCCATTTGGGCTGTTACTCTGGGGGATGCGGAGGCTGCTACCGGGGAGGTGCAGTTAAAGCATTTGCCTACAGGCAAACAGCAAACCCTTTTGCAAGCCGAGTTGGTGAATTATTTGGGATCCCAGTGGGAGAGGTGA
- a CDS encoding 16S rRNA (uracil(1498)-N(3))-methyltransferase: protein MVLSERTHDLSALPRLVIVPEQRDPAGNLTLTGPQQHYLQRVRRLKMGDPFLVLDGSGGLWMAHWQPQGSQVVGWVETRPRELPIQIHLGLAVVKGPGLDEVFRQVTELGVARITPLLTERTVLEPGSGRQERWQKIVQEAAEQCERLRWPQIDPPTAWTHWIRELQANWWGIAVARREAPLLLQALPKPVGDGDPAGWIAIAIGPEGGWTAAEIEQAQAQGGMPVSLGSTILRATTAAVVAVSLIAAAYPNRDLQP from the coding sequence ATGGTGTTGTCTGAACGCACGCATGACCTGAGTGCCTTGCCCCGGCTGGTGATTGTGCCCGAGCAACGGGATCCGGCGGGCAATCTAACCTTAACTGGCCCTCAACAGCACTATCTCCAGCGGGTACGCCGCCTCAAGATGGGGGATCCCTTTCTTGTCTTGGATGGTTCGGGTGGGTTGTGGATGGCCCACTGGCAACCGCAGGGATCCCAGGTGGTGGGGTGGGTGGAAACTCGGCCACGGGAGTTGCCGATTCAGATTCATCTTGGGCTAGCTGTTGTCAAAGGACCGGGTTTGGATGAAGTCTTTCGCCAGGTAACGGAGCTGGGGGTAGCCCGCATTACCCCTTTGCTGACGGAGCGAACCGTATTGGAGCCGGGATCCGGGCGGCAGGAACGCTGGCAAAAAATTGTGCAGGAGGCCGCAGAACAATGTGAGCGTTTGCGCTGGCCGCAGATTGATCCCCCTACCGCCTGGACGCACTGGATCCGTGAACTCCAGGCCAATTGGTGGGGGATTGCGGTGGCCCGCCGAGAGGCCCCTTTACTGCTGCAGGCGTTGCCCAAACCGGTGGGGGATGGGGATCCCGCCGGTTGGATAGCCATAGCCATTGGCCCGGAAGGAGGGTGGACAGCAGCGGAGATTGAGCAGGCGCAAGCGCAAGGAGGCATGCCTGTCTCTTTGGGATCCACCATTCTGAGAGCCACTACCGCCGCAGTCGTTGCCGTCAGCCTCATTGCCGCCGCTTATCCCAACCGGGATCTTCAGCCGTAA
- the prmA gene encoding 50S ribosomal protein L11 methyltransferase: MSTTVANPTLTAPVHSPDPNAAWWDLNLIATAPQEDLIFWRLESFGCQGMTSQSYGEEQRSIHAYLPWPQTTLLDLAALSLRLQQDALIAGQAIPQLHWERLEPEDWSSTWKRHWQPQAIGDKLLICPAWLEPPPHPGRHLLRMDPGMAFGTGIHPTTQLCLESLEMRLETWGGEPPATTLADVGCGSGILSLAAAVLGVKQVFAVDTDPVAVQATLLNRDMNGLTDRITVAQGSLEHIPQMVDGLVCNILADVILDMIPEFRLVVNEGGWLILSGILIDQAKFVAEMLEANEWLVAALWRRGEWCCLNARMT, encoded by the coding sequence GTGAGCACGACTGTTGCCAACCCAACTCTAACCGCACCTGTTCACTCCCCGGATCCCAATGCCGCCTGGTGGGATCTCAACCTCATTGCCACAGCTCCCCAAGAGGATCTGATCTTTTGGCGACTGGAAAGCTTTGGTTGCCAGGGCATGACCAGTCAATCCTACGGGGAAGAGCAGCGAAGCATCCACGCCTATTTGCCTTGGCCCCAGACCACCCTCTTGGATTTGGCCGCCCTTTCTCTGCGCCTACAGCAAGATGCCCTCATTGCTGGCCAAGCTATTCCGCAACTGCATTGGGAACGCCTGGAGCCGGAGGATTGGAGTAGTACCTGGAAACGCCATTGGCAGCCGCAGGCAATTGGAGACAAGTTGCTCATTTGTCCCGCCTGGTTGGAGCCACCACCGCATCCCGGTCGCCACCTGTTGCGGATGGATCCGGGGATGGCTTTTGGTACGGGCATACACCCTACTACCCAGTTATGCCTGGAGTCGTTGGAAATGCGCCTAGAAACATGGGGCGGGGAACCCCCAGCGACCACTTTAGCCGATGTCGGCTGTGGTTCCGGTATTTTGTCGTTGGCCGCCGCTGTGTTGGGGGTGAAGCAGGTGTTTGCAGTGGATACGGATCCGGTTGCGGTACAGGCAACACTACTCAACCGCGATATGAATGGATTGACGGATCGTATTACGGTGGCCCAAGGCAGCCTAGAGCATATTCCTCAAATGGTGGATGGGCTGGTGTGTAACATTCTGGCGGATGTGATTCTGGATATGATCCCGGAATTTCGCCTGGTGGTGAATGAGGGGGGATGGCTCATCCTCAGCGGTATTTTGATCGATCAGGCCAAGTTTGTGGCGGAAATGTTGGAGGCCAACGAATGGTTGGTGGCAGCCCTCTGGAGACGGGGGGAATGGTGTTGTCTGAACGCACGCATGACCTGA